The sequence CTGGACCGGCTTGGTGAAGATCTGCAGCAGATAGCCGTCCTCGTCCCGGTCCACGAGGATCTTCAGCTCGCGCAGCGTCTCCACCGGGACGCGGGTCTCGCCCGCCCACTCGCCGAGCGTGTCGTAGTACGAGTCGGGGGTGTCCAGGAACTGGACGCCGGCCGCGCGCATCGTACGGACCGAGGCGACGATGTCGTTCGTGGCGAGGGCGATGTGCTGGACACCCGCGCCGCCGTAGAACTCCAGGTACTCGTCGATCTGCGACTTCTTCTTCGCGATCGCCGGCTCGTTGATCGGGAACTTCACCTTCAGGGTGCCGTCGGCGACGACCTTCGACATCAGGGCGGAGTACTCGGTGGCGATGTCGTCGCCCACGAACTCCTTCATGTTGGTGAAGCCCATGACCTTGTTGTAGAAGGCGACCCACTCGTTCATCCGGCCGAGCTCGACGTTGCCCACGCAGTGGTCGATGGCCTGGAAGGTGCGCCTGGCGGGCGGCTCGACGATCGGGGAGGCCGCCGTGTAGCCGGGGAGGTACGGGCCGTCGTAACCGGAACGCTCCACGAGGGTGTGGCGGGTCTTGCCGTACGTGGCGATGGCGGCCAGCACGACGGTGCCGTTCTCGTCCTTCACCTCGTGCGGCTCGGTGAGACCGGTGGCGCCGTGCTCCACCGCGTAGGCGTACGCGGCGCGGGCGTCCGGTACCTCGATGGCGAGGTCGACCACGCCGTCGCC is a genomic window of Streptomyces sp. NBC_01237 containing:
- the hppD gene encoding 4-hydroxyphenylpyruvate dioxygenase gives rise to the protein MTETLHTTPDTARQADPFPVKGMDAVVFAVGNAKQAAHYYSTAFGMKLVAYSGPENGSRETASYVLTNGSARFVLTSVIKASTEWGTFLDAHVAEHGDGVVDLAIEVPDARAAYAYAVEHGATGLTEPHEVKDENGTVVLAAIATYGKTRHTLVERSGYDGPYLPGYTAASPIVEPPARRTFQAIDHCVGNVELGRMNEWVAFYNKVMGFTNMKEFVGDDIATEYSALMSKVVADGTLKVKFPINEPAIAKKKSQIDEYLEFYGGAGVQHIALATNDIVASVRTMRAAGVQFLDTPDSYYDTLGEWAGETRVPVETLRELKILVDRDEDGYLLQIFTKPVQDRPTVFFEMIERHGSMGFGKGNFKALFEAIEREQERRGNL